Genomic DNA from Comamonas resistens:
AGGACCTGCTGGGCGGCCAGGTGGACCTGACCTTTGGCACGGCGCCGCCGTTCATGCCCCATGTGCAAAGCGGCAAGCTGCGCGTGCTGGCCGTGACGGGCAAGCAGCGCCTGCCCAGCCTGCCCAATGTGCCGACCACGGCCGAGGCCGGCTACCCAGGCGTGAACGCTACTTCCTGGTTTGCCGTGTTCGCACCCAAGGCCACACCCCAGCCCGTGATCGACAAGCTGACTGCCGACATCAAAAAAGTGGTGGAGGACCCCGCCTTCAGGAAAAAGGCCGAAGAGCAGGGTGCCACGGCAGACTATATGAATCCGCAGCAACTGGGCGCCATGGTCAAGACCGAGTACACCAGCTGGTCCCAGGTGGTGAAGTCGTCCAGGATAGAAGCGGAGTAAGTCCCTCCGGGTGCGCAGGCAGCCTGGCGCTGCGCGCTTTGTGATTCATGATGGTTGCTCTCGAATCCGGAGCTGGTAGCGCATGGTGAATAGGGTTTTCAAGTATTTAGATACTTGAAATTCAAGAAACTCAGGCGCTACCAGCTCCTTTTTTGAAAGCGCATGATGGCTTCCAAGGACTTGCTTGCGTCCGTTGTTGAAGCTGCACACAAGCGCAGACAATAGCTTCATGTCTGACATGCACTCCGCTGAACTGCTGGCCCAAGTGGCCGCCTTGCCGCCACTGCCCGGTGTTTACCGCTACTTTGATGCGGTCGGGACTTTGCTTTACGTGGGCAAGGCCATCAACCTCAAACGCCGTGTCTCCAGCTACTTTCAGAAGGATCATGGAGGCACGCGCATAGGCCATATGGTCAGCAAGATCGTGCGCATGGAGACCACGGTGGTGCGCTCCGAGGCCGAGGCGCTGCTGCTGGAAAACAACCTCATCAAGACCCAGCACCCCAAGTACAACATCCTGTTCCGGGATGACAAAAGCTACCCTTATCTCAAGATGACCGGTGTGGCCCACAGGGATGGAAAAGAGGGCGAGCCGCCGTTTCAGGAGTTTCCGCGCATTGCCTATTACCGCGGCGCGGTGGACAAGAAGCATCGCTACTTCGGCCCCTATCCCAGTGCCTGGGCCGTGAAGGAAAGCATGCAGCTGCTGCAGAAAGTCTTTCGCCTGCGCACCTGCGAAGACACGGTCTATGCCAACCGCAGCCGCCCCTGTCTGCTCTATCAGATCAAGCGCTGCAGCGGTCCCTGTGTGGATCTGATCTCGCCCGAGGCCTATGCGCTCGACGTGCGCAATGCCGAGGCCATGCTGCGCGGCGAAACCAGCGAGCTGCTCAAGCAGCTGGAACAGCGCATGCTGGCCCATTCCGAAAAGCTCGAGTTCGAGCAGGCGGCCGAAGTGCGCAACCAGATCACGGCGCTATCGCGCGTGCTGCACCAGCAGGCCATCGAGACCACGGACGACAAGGACGTGGATATCCTGGCAGTCAAGGTGCATGGCGGCCGCGCCTGCGTGAATCTGGCCATGGTGCGCGGTGGCCGTCATCTGGGAGACAGGCCTTATTTCCCGGCCAATCTGGGGGATGCGGCATCGGTCTATTCCAGCGAGGAAGAGGTCGACGCCGCCGCTGCTGCCAAGCCGGTGGAGGAGCTGGTGCTCGAAGCCTTTGTGGCCCAGCACTATGTGGGCGTGGCCGTGCCGCCCACCTTGATCGTCAGCCATGCGGTTGACAAGAAACTGATCGCACTGCTGACCGAGCAATCCGGCGTGCGCATCACCGCCGTGCAGCAGCCGCGCGAGCAGCGCCGCATCTGGCTGGAGATGGCGCAAAAGAATGCCGACATCCAGCTGGCTCGTCTGCTGGCCGAAGAGGGCTCGCAACAGGCGCGCACGCGTGCGCTGGCCGAGGCGCTAGATCTGCCGGTC
This window encodes:
- the uvrC gene encoding excinuclease ABC subunit UvrC — translated: MSDMHSAELLAQVAALPPLPGVYRYFDAVGTLLYVGKAINLKRRVSSYFQKDHGGTRIGHMVSKIVRMETTVVRSEAEALLLENNLIKTQHPKYNILFRDDKSYPYLKMTGVAHRDGKEGEPPFQEFPRIAYYRGAVDKKHRYFGPYPSAWAVKESMQLLQKVFRLRTCEDTVYANRSRPCLLYQIKRCSGPCVDLISPEAYALDVRNAEAMLRGETSELLKQLEQRMLAHSEKLEFEQAAEVRNQITALSRVLHQQAIETTDDKDVDILAVKVHGGRACVNLAMVRGGRHLGDRPYFPANLGDAASVYSSEEEVDAAAAAKPVEELVLEAFVAQHYVGVAVPPTLIVSHAVDKKLIALLTEQSGVRITAVQQPREQRRIWLEMAQKNADIQLARLLAEEGSQQARTRALAEALDLPVENLDELTIECFDISHTSGENTKASCVVFHHHKMQSSDYRRFNIEGITGGDDYAAMRQVLTRRYKPVADAQREAGGAELTGKQPHLPDLVLVDGGKGQVSMAREVFAELGLDLSRIVGVEKGEGRKVGLEELVFADGREKVYLGHDSAALMLVAQIRDEAHRFAITGMRAARAKVRTGSSSLEEIPGVGPKKRARLLQRFGGVRGVQEASVDDLMTVDGISATLADEIYRALH